The Notoacmeibacter ruber DNA segment GATCTCTCCATGATCCTGGCGCTGACCGGTGAAGCGCCGGTGGCTGTCCATGGCGAAGGCGCAGCGATGCTCGACCATCTTTCCGATTTCGCTCATCTGCATATGCGCTTTTCGGACCGGCTAAAGGGGCATCTCTTCGCCTCGCGTCTCAATCCCTATCGCGAGAGGCGGCTTTCCGTCGTCGGCACGAAGGCCATGGCCGTCTTCGACGATGTCGAACCTTGGGAGCGTAAGCTGGCGCTCTACCGCCACACACTCTGGCAGGATAATGGGGCCTGGGCCGCGACGCAGGAAGAGCCGGAATATCTGCCCGTCACAGGCGGCATGCCACTGACGCGCGAGCTCGAACATTTCATCGACTGTATCCGCACGCGCCAGGCACCACGGGCCGATGGTCAGGAAGCGATCGAAGTCCTGAAGATTCTGACCGCCGGCACGGTGCGCCACGACCGGACGGACCGATAACGGATTTCGCTATTCGGCCGCCACGGTCTGCGCCGACAACGACTTGAGCGCGGCTTCGGCATCAGCGCTTTTCTCGCCGCGCGCAATGAAACCACCACCCAGTATGCGGGCCCGCGGACCATCATCGGCGTAGAAAACGCAAGCCTGCCCGGGCGCGACCCCCGTCTCGCCCTGCAGGTCGACATATACACCCTGTTCGTCGGCAAAAAGGCGCGCCGGCTTTGGCGGGCGTGAAGAGCGGATACGCGCCACCAGCGGAAGGCCCTGCCCACCGGCGGCATCCTCGATTCGCCCATCGCCCAGCCAGTTCACGTCGCGCAGATGGACACGGCGCGTCTCGAGCGCCTCTGCCGGCCCGACAATCAGACGCGCCTTGTCGGCGTCGACCGCGACCACATAGAGCGGCTCACCGGTCGCCACGCCGATGCCGCGCCGCTGCCCGACCGTATAATTGATGATGCCTTCGTGCCGGCCGAGAACCCGTCCGTCGAGATGAACGATCTCGCCCGGTTCGGCAGCTCCCGGCCGCAATTTGGCGATCATGTCGGAATAGCGCCCACGCGGCACAAAACAGATATCCTGGCTGTCCGGCTTCTCGGCAATCGCGAGGCCCATCTCCTCGGCCATTTCGCGCACACGGGATTTCGGCAAATCGCCCAACGGGAAGCGCAGATAATCGACCTGCTCCTGCGTGGTGGCGAAGAGGAAATAGCTCTGGTCGCGGCTGTCATCGACCGGCCGGTAGAGGGCGCGGTGCGCACCGTCCTGCCGGCTGGCGATATAGTGCCCGGTCGCCAGGGCATCCGCGCCGAGATCCTTGGCCGTCGCGAGGAGATCGGCGAACTTGACCGTCTGGTTGCAAGCGATGCACGGCACGGGCGTCTCGCCGGAGACGTAGCTGTTGGCGAACGGATCGATGACCGCCTCTCGGAAGCGGCGCTCATAGTCCAGCACGTAATAAGGAATCCCCAGCGTGTCGGCGACGCGACGGGCATCGTCGATATCCTGGCCTGCACAGCACGAACCGGCGCGCTGGACGGCCTCGCCATGATCGTAAAGCTGCAAGGTCACACCGATGACCTCATAGCCCTCCGCTGCCAGCAGTCCGGCCACGACGGAGGAATCGACGCCGCCACTCATCGCGACGACAACGCGCGTGTCCTCCGGCGCCTTTAGCAAATCGAGGCTGTTCATCGGCTTGCAATCCAGTGTTTCGAATTCTGGCATCTCATGGTGGGCGATATAGGCGAAAAGGCGTCGGCACGCCAACCCGAAGTCCCCGAACGGAAGCGACGCGTGAACCATCCCGGTATGCTTAAGGAATGCTTTCAGTCCGGTTTACCAGTCTGAATAAAGGCTTAGCGACCGATTAGGCGGTTCTTAAGAGGCCCGTCCTATTCTTCGGTCAATAGGTCTTGAAATTTTGTAGAGTGTACAATGACCGAGTTGGCCCGCCCACGCGTAAAATATGTCATCGGCCCCGATGGCAGCCCCCTGACGATCGCCGATCTTCCACCGACCAATACAAGGCGCTGGGTGATCCGAAGAAAAGCCGAGGTTGTTGCCGCCGTGCGCGGCGGGCTCCTTTCCCTGGAAGAGGCGTGCCAGCGCTATCACCTTTCCATGGAAGAGTACCTCTCCTGGCAGGCGTCAATCGACGAATACGGCCTTGCCGGCCTGCGGACCACACGCATTCAGCAATACCGCCACTAGGACCACACGTCCTATCGGTGCACTACGCAGAATCTGGAAAAGGTGGACTGCCCGGCAGCCCGCCTCCATCCGTCTACGCGAAGGCTTGGCTGCGTTTTGGACTGTCAGAGAAGCTCGGTCGCGCCGGTCCAGGTCAGTTGCAGCGAAAGCATGAACAGGATGATCTGGATCACCCGCAGATAGCTCTGCTCGCTCAGCCATTTCGACAGTTGGCGGCCGGCATAGGTCCCGATGATGGCAACGACGCACAGCACGGCGATGAGCCAGCCATCGTCCGCATCCATCAGTCCCAATGAAAGATAGGCCGGCAGTTTCGACAGGTTGATCGCCGCGAAGGTAAAGGTCGTCGTACCGGCGAACACCATTTTCGGGAGCTTCTGGGGCAGAACGAAAGCCTGATACGGCGGCGCACCGGAATGGCTGACGAAAGATGTCAGCCCCGTGAGCACGCCCCAGAACAAACCAAGCGGCATGGAGCGCGCACCGCGTCTTTCCTCTGCCGAGCGCGACGCGCCCCACGCCCATCCGCAATAGCCGAGCCCGATCAGGCCTGTCGCCAGCGTGAAAACCGCTACAGGCACGTGCGGCTCGACGAGTGTGCCGATCAGAACGCCGACAAAGCCGGCAGGCACCAGCACCGCGAGATTCCATCCGTCCCATTCGTGCCGGTAGAGCCAGACCCCGACAATATCGGAAATGATGAAGATCGGCAGCAGCAGCGCCGCCGCAGAAAGCGGGTCCATGAAGAAGGCAACAAGCGGCACGGCCAATGTCGCGGCCGCGGCGATGCCGCCCTTTGAGAGACCGACAATGAAGGCGGCAAACAGAAGAACGGCAAATTCCATCGTGATCATGGGGATCCGGAGAGCTGAAAGAGCGCCGAGACGCCTGATAACACCCGTTCTATAAGGCCTCGGGCGAAGAGAACGCGGTCGATTAACTTTTCGACAAGCGCCTTGCCCCTCTTCCGCTCTACCCCACCCTTGATGGATAAGTCCAACGGGTAGAGCGCAGCACCATGACCGACAACGCCAAGGAACTGGCCAAAGAAGGCAAGACACCGCATTACGACAGCCCGGCGGGCGGATGGGGCTCTCTGCGCGGCATCGCCGAGGTCACCGATGAAGCAAGCCCGGAATTCGGCGTCGCCGACACGCTACGCCGGCAGAACAAGCCGGGCGGCTTCATGTGCACCTCGTGCGCCTGGCCGAAGCCTGCCAACTATCACCCGTTTGAATTCTGCGAAAATGGCGCGAAGGCCACCGTCTGGGAACTGACGAGCGATCGCTGCACACCCGAATTTTTCGAACAGCATACCGTCTCCGAATTGCGGAACTGGACCGATCACGAGCTTGAAATGACGGGCCGGCTGACCGAGCCGATGCGCTACGATGCTGCGAGCGACCGCTATGTGCGGGCCTCCTGGGAGGAGGCTTTCTCGGCAATCGGCACCACGTTCAAGAGGCTCGATCCGAAATCGACCGTCTTCTATTCGTCCGGGCACGCGGGGCTGGAAGCCTCCTATCTCTACGCGCTGTTCGCGCGCCTCTACGGGCACAACAACCTGCCGCAAAGCTCCAATATGTGCCACGAGACCACTTCGGTCGGCCTGAAGAAGGTTATCGGCTCATCGGTCGGCACGGTCATCTGGGACGACCTGGAAGAGACGGATGCCTTTTTCTTCTTCGGCCAGAACCCCGGAACCAACTCTCCGCGCTTCCTTCGCCCACTCGCCGAGGCCAAACAGCGCGGCGCCAAGATCGTGACCTTCAATCCGCTCCGCGAACAGGGGCTGGTTTCGTTTGTCGATCCGCAGAGCCCGGTCCAGATGATGACCGGGAAGGAAACGAAAATTTCCCACCGCTATTATCAGCTCAAATCCGGCGGCGACGTCGCCGCCATTCTCGGCCTCTGCAAATATGTGATCGAAAAGGACGACGAGGCTCAGAAAAGCGGCGGCCATCGCGTGATCGATCAGGACTTTATCGATCAGCATACGACAGGCTTCGACGAATTCATCGAATTTGCACGCGCTGCGGACTGGTCCGACATCGAGAAGGCGTCTGGCCTATCGGAAACCGATCTGCGCGAAGCCGGTCATATTTATATCAGTTGCGAGCGCGTCATCGGGGTCTATGGCATGGGTCTCACCCAGCACAGCCACGGCGCTCTCAATATCGCGATGCTGGTCAATCTCCTTTGCCTGCGCGGCAATATCGGCAAGGACGGAGCAGGCTGCTGCCCGGTCCGCGGCCATTCCAATGTTCAGGGGCAGCGAACCGTCGGCATTTCGGAAAAGCCCAGCCTGATACCGAACGACAAGTTACGCGAACTCTTCGGCTTCGAGCCGCCGATGGACCAGGGCTACGTCATCACCGAAGCGCTTCAGGCCACCATGAAGGGCGAGGTCAAGGCAATTCTCTCCCTCGGCGGCAATCTGTGCCGGGCCCTGCCGGAGCGCGACAAGGTCGAGCAAAGCTGGAGCGCGCTCGACCTGACCGCGATGATATCCACCAAACTCAATCGCAGCCATCTCTTCCCGGGCAAGGAGGGATGGATCCTACCCTGTCTCGGCCGCGCCGAGATCGATCGGCAGGCGACAGGCAATCAATATGTTTCGGTCGAGGATTCCTTTTCGTGCATTCACGGTTCGGTCGGGCACAGATCGCCCGCCTCCGAACATCTGAAAAGCGAGTTGGCGATCGTCGCCGGCCTGGCGAAAGCGACCCTGCCAGCCAATCCGAAAGTGAAATGGGATGAGTGGACGGCCGATTACAGCCATGTCCGCAACCTGATCGAGGCCTGCTATCCCGACGACTTCCACGACTATAATGCCCGCCTCAACGAGCCCGGCGGTTTCTGGCGGGGAAATTCGGCACGCGAGCGCATCTGGGAGACCGAGAGCGGCAAGGCTGTCATTACCACGCCGGACCAGCTTCATTCCCGCAACTTCGAGGAACGCGACGGCCGCTATATTTTGGTGACGCTGCGCTCCAACGACCAGTTCAACACGACCATCTACGGATATTCCGACCGTTTTCGCGGCATCGAGGGGACGCGCGACGTGGTGTTGATGAACCAGGCTGACATTGATGCGGCGGGGCTTGAAGCGGGCGAGACGGTCACGCTTTTCTCCGACGACGACACGCCGGATGGCGGAAATCGCCGCCTTGGTGGGCTGACGCTCACGCCTTACAACATACCGCGCGGCACGATC contains these protein-coding regions:
- a CDS encoding sulfite exporter TauE/SafE family protein, yielding MITMEFAVLLFAAFIVGLSKGGIAAAATLAVPLVAFFMDPLSAAALLLPIFIISDIVGVWLYRHEWDGWNLAVLVPAGFVGVLIGTLVEPHVPVAVFTLATGLIGLGYCGWAWGASRSAEERRGARSMPLGLFWGVLTGLTSFVSHSGAPPYQAFVLPQKLPKMVFAGTTTFTFAAINLSKLPAYLSLGLMDADDGWLIAVLCVVAIIGTYAGRQLSKWLSEQSYLRVIQIILFMLSLQLTWTGATELL
- a CDS encoding DUF1153 domain-containing protein is translated as MTELARPRVKYVIGPDGSPLTIADLPPTNTRRWVIRRKAEVVAAVRGGLLSLEEACQRYHLSMEEYLSWQASIDEYGLAGLRTTRIQQYRH
- a CDS encoding FdhF/YdeP family oxidoreductase; its protein translation is MTDNAKELAKEGKTPHYDSPAGGWGSLRGIAEVTDEASPEFGVADTLRRQNKPGGFMCTSCAWPKPANYHPFEFCENGAKATVWELTSDRCTPEFFEQHTVSELRNWTDHELEMTGRLTEPMRYDAASDRYVRASWEEAFSAIGTTFKRLDPKSTVFYSSGHAGLEASYLYALFARLYGHNNLPQSSNMCHETTSVGLKKVIGSSVGTVIWDDLEETDAFFFFGQNPGTNSPRFLRPLAEAKQRGAKIVTFNPLREQGLVSFVDPQSPVQMMTGKETKISHRYYQLKSGGDVAAILGLCKYVIEKDDEAQKSGGHRVIDQDFIDQHTTGFDEFIEFARAADWSDIEKASGLSETDLREAGHIYISCERVIGVYGMGLTQHSHGALNIAMLVNLLCLRGNIGKDGAGCCPVRGHSNVQGQRTVGISEKPSLIPNDKLRELFGFEPPMDQGYVITEALQATMKGEVKAILSLGGNLCRALPERDKVEQSWSALDLTAMISTKLNRSHLFPGKEGWILPCLGRAEIDRQATGNQYVSVEDSFSCIHGSVGHRSPASEHLKSELAIVAGLAKATLPANPKVKWDEWTADYSHVRNLIEACYPDDFHDYNARLNEPGGFWRGNSARERIWETESGKAVITTPDQLHSRNFEERDGRYILVTLRSNDQFNTTIYGYSDRFRGIEGTRDVVLMNQADIDAAGLEAGETVTLFSDDDTPDGGNRRLGGLTLTPYNIPRGTIAGYYPECNVLIGLMHGDEISKTPASKSIPVRIEREEKPSH
- the mnmA gene encoding tRNA 2-thiouridine(34) synthase MnmA, which codes for MNSLDLLKAPEDTRVVVAMSGGVDSSVVAGLLAAEGYEVIGVTLQLYDHGEAVQRAGSCCAGQDIDDARRVADTLGIPYYVLDYERRFREAVIDPFANSYVSGETPVPCIACNQTVKFADLLATAKDLGADALATGHYIASRQDGAHRALYRPVDDSRDQSYFLFATTQEQVDYLRFPLGDLPKSRVREMAEEMGLAIAEKPDSQDICFVPRGRYSDMIAKLRPGAAEPGEIVHLDGRVLGRHEGIINYTVGQRRGIGVATGEPLYVVAVDADKARLIVGPAEALETRRVHLRDVNWLGDGRIEDAAGGQGLPLVARIRSSRPPKPARLFADEQGVYVDLQGETGVAPGQACVFYADDGPRARILGGGFIARGEKSADAEAALKSLSAQTVAAE